A part of Saccharomonospora amisosensis genomic DNA contains:
- a CDS encoding DUF7782 domain-containing protein, with translation MNGDLPEFSPEFCARLREALTRERYDADGVVEALGTRAHAALGRGEPVPAERASRDAGALGTLIRLFLLGTAEPEAEVRAALRPLPVADAVGQGLLRADGDLLRAGLDVRPHGDEQGSWWVVSDLDSDALGHPVPADHVLGVGHASLSLVRATSRRPVNSLLDVGTGNGVQALHGSRHARHITATDVSARALALARATFLLNELDVELRSGEWFAPVARRRFDEIVCNPPFVVGPPRVDYVYRDSGLAGDDASALVVRQLPGFLTEGGVGHVLASWLHVAGEDWADRVSAWLPPETDAWFVQRDVADPELYVGTWLRDAGIEPRSAEGRAKAGEWLDWFRQRQVEGVGFGFVTLRRVESGEPTVVCEDLRQAYDDPLGAEAAHWLDRVQWLRETGTRLLDTTFRVPDTVVLERIASPGEDGWTTDVLRLHRTDGPGWQHELDELSAALLAGCRGALPLRDLLQLLAAAHGADADTLAADALPAVTQLVRHGMLEVVR, from the coding sequence GTGAACGGTGACCTTCCCGAGTTCTCCCCGGAGTTCTGCGCCCGGCTGCGCGAAGCGCTGACCAGGGAGCGCTACGACGCCGACGGCGTGGTGGAGGCGCTCGGTACGCGCGCGCACGCCGCGCTCGGCCGGGGTGAGCCGGTGCCCGCCGAGCGCGCCAGCAGGGACGCCGGGGCGCTAGGCACACTCATCCGGCTGTTCCTGCTCGGCACCGCCGAGCCGGAGGCCGAGGTGCGCGCCGCGTTGCGCCCGTTGCCCGTGGCGGACGCGGTGGGCCAGGGCCTGCTGCGCGCCGACGGCGACCTGCTGCGCGCGGGTCTCGACGTCCGGCCGCACGGCGACGAGCAGGGCTCCTGGTGGGTGGTCTCCGACCTCGACTCGGATGCGCTCGGGCATCCGGTGCCCGCCGACCATGTGCTCGGCGTGGGGCATGCCTCGCTGAGCCTGGTCAGGGCCACCAGCCGCCGCCCCGTGAACTCGCTGCTCGACGTGGGCACCGGCAACGGGGTGCAGGCGTTGCACGGCAGCAGGCACGCCCGGCACATCACCGCCACCGACGTCTCCGCTCGCGCCCTGGCGCTGGCGAGGGCGACGTTCCTGCTCAACGAGTTGGACGTCGAGCTGCGCAGCGGGGAGTGGTTCGCCCCGGTGGCGAGGCGGCGATTCGACGAGATCGTGTGCAACCCGCCGTTCGTGGTCGGTCCCCCACGGGTGGACTACGTGTACCGCGACTCCGGTCTCGCCGGTGACGACGCCAGCGCGCTCGTGGTCCGGCAGTTGCCCGGTTTCCTGACCGAGGGCGGGGTGGGCCATGTGCTCGCCTCGTGGTTGCACGTGGCGGGTGAGGACTGGGCCGACAGGGTGAGCGCCTGGCTACCCCCGGAGACCGACGCGTGGTTCGTGCAGCGGGACGTGGCCGATCCCGAACTCTATGTCGGGACCTGGCTGCGCGACGCCGGTATCGAGCCCCGTTCCGCCGAGGGCAGGGCGAAGGCGGGCGAGTGGCTGGACTGGTTCCGGCAGCGGCAGGTGGAAGGTGTCGGCTTCGGGTTCGTCACCCTGCGCCGCGTCGAGAGCGGAGAGCCAACCGTGGTGTGCGAGGACCTGCGCCAGGCCTACGACGACCCGCTCGGTGCGGAGGCCGCCCACTGGCTCGACCGCGTCCAGTGGTTGCGGGAAACCGGCACGCGGCTGCTGGACACCACGTTCCGAGTGCCTGACACGGTGGTGCTTGAACGCATAGCGTCACCGGGCGAGGACGGCTGGACCACCGACGTGCTGCGGCTGCACCGCACCGACGGTCCCGGCTGGCAGCACGAGCTCGACGAGCTGTCGGCCGCCCTGCTCGCCGGGTGCCGGGGTGCGCTGCCGTTGCGCGACCTGCTCCAGCTACTCGCGGCCGCGCACGGGGCCGACGCGGACACGCTCGCGGCTGACGCGCTGCCCGCCGTGACCCAACTGGTGCGGCACGGGATGTTGGAGGTCGTCCGGTGA